A DNA window from Brassica napus cultivar Da-Ae chromosome C1, Da-Ae, whole genome shotgun sequence contains the following coding sequences:
- the LOC111202183 gene encoding uncharacterized protein LOC111202183: MNLRSRGPTDLVPRVEDIRALEREIARRRREEEQQAHLDRLGFVMDQHQNQPQDREGNSQGADILKPQHPQRQARAIGTHDESNIHGHRAGIRAPTVENNNFEIKSSLINMIQSNKYHGLALEDPLDHLDNFDKLCGTTKINGVSEDTFKLRLFPFSLGDKSHTWEKSLSRDSITTWNECKKAFLTKFFSTLRTSKLMNEISGFHQKNLEGFGEAWERFNSYISQCPHHGFNMESLLSTFYRGALPKFRSQFDTASNGFFLGRSEADALELVENMANSDSIYSDEHDRSNRGSGGDDTNTKRELKALQDKMDMLLLDRAKQEKVNFVGEQKQEEIVVFNEVDGLEGQEELCFVNANETWYKKDMVQEGA, from the coding sequence ATGAACTTGCGGAGCAGAGGCCCAACcgacctagttccaagagttgaagacattagagcacttgaAAGGGAGATTGcaaggaggagaagagaagaagagcaacaggctcacttaGACAGATTGGGGTTTGTGATGGATCAACATCAGAATCAGCCTCAAGATAGAGAGGGTAATAGCCAAGGAGCTGACATCCTTAAGCCACAACACCCACAGCGCCAAGCTAGAGCTATTGGCACCCATGATGAGTCCAATATCCATGGGCATAGAGCTGGCATTAGAGCACCAACTGTGGaaaacaacaactttgagatcaagtcaagCTTGATAAACATGATCCAGAGCAACAAGTACCATGGTCTTGCCTTGGAGGATCCACTAGACCACTTGGATAACTTTGATAAGCTGTGTGGAACAACAAAGATCAATGGTGTCTCTGAAGATACATTCAAGCTAAGGCTGTTTCCATTCTCTTTGGGAGATAAATCTCACACATGGGAGAAGAGCCTTTCAAGAGATTCAATCACCACATGGAATGAGTGCAAGAAAGCTTTCCtcaccaagttcttctctactttaAGAACTTCTAAGCTAATGAATGAAATCTCTGGATTTCATCAAAAGAATCTTGAGGGCTTTGGAGAAGCATGGGAAAGGTTCAATAGCTACATCTCTCAATGTCCTCATCATGGCTTCAATATGGAGAGTTTGCTTAGCACTTTCTACAGAGGTGCTTTGCCCAAGTTTAGAAGCCAGTTTGATACTGCtagcaatggtttcttcttggggagaagtGAAGCAGATGCTTTGGAGCTTGTAGAGAATATGGCTAATAGTGATTCAATTTACAGTGATGAGCATGACAGAAGCAACAGAGGCAGTGGAGGTGATGATACAAACACCAAGAGAGAGTTAAAGGCTCTACAAGACAAGATGGATATGCTTCTCTTGGATAGAGCTAAACAAGAGAAGGTGAACTTTGTTGGTGAACAGAAACAAGAAGAGATTGTTGTGTTTAATGAAGTTGATGGTCTAGAAGGTCAAGAAGAGCTTTGTTTTGTGAATGCTAATGAGACATGGTACAAGAAAGACATGGTACAAGAAGGAgcctaa